From a single Tolypothrix sp. NIES-4075 genomic region:
- a CDS encoding DUF5895 domain-containing protein encodes MLHDILYSAAEKVGLFIKDKYLAAINWQGQEPTHKHTFSSGTPEMGVLLQSPRMHILDVSPRYIEQRDDGKIVGVYESPDGYEMYQALGKDAAVLRRFYLLQLVDENNNNLHSVPIVLSIKGVASSKFGEAYKQFQRELEVAFARFTDTTVAEKRAEFHRLGAFQPTFTPSLEPKEAVNQRDKSWVAVVTSYKSPNPDGSDFLEFFSEGKEIDIQTTMQANPEFSHRIGKTSTVVAEHNRLIGAGDMPIAALPPSTAGHDYTAYSTEIEKLPY; translated from the coding sequence ATTCTTCACGATATACTTTATTCAGCTGCAGAAAAAGTTGGGTTGTTTATAAAAGATAAGTATTTAGCAGCAATTAACTGGCAAGGACAAGAACCTACACACAAGCACACCTTCTCCAGTGGTACGCCAGAAATGGGAGTGTTGTTGCAATCACCCAGAATGCACATTCTTGATGTTTCTCCCAGATATATTGAACAACGCGATGACGGCAAAATTGTGGGGGTGTACGAATCACCTGATGGGTACGAAATGTACCAAGCACTCGGCAAAGATGCCGCAGTATTGAGACGATTTTACTTGTTGCAACTTGTCGATGAAAATAATAACAATCTGCACTCAGTACCAATTGTCTTGTCAATCAAAGGCGTTGCATCATCAAAATTTGGCGAGGCTTACAAACAGTTCCAACGCGAACTAGAGGTTGCATTCGCCCGATTTACTGATACAACTGTCGCTGAAAAACGTGCAGAGTTTCATCGCCTTGGTGCATTTCAACCCACCTTCACACCATCCCTTGAACCGAAAGAAGCAGTTAACCAAAGAGATAAATCTTGGGTAGCAGTTGTCACTTCCTACAAATCACCAAACCCCGATGGCAGCGATTTTCTCGAATTCTTCTCAGAAGGCAAAGAAATCGATATCCAAACAACAATGCAGGCAAATCCCGAATTCTCTCACCGCATCGGTAAAACATCAACCGTTGTAGCAGAACATAACCGCTTGATAGGTGCAGGCGATATGCCAATAGCAGCACTTCCTCCTAGTACAGCAGGTCATGACTATACAGCATACAGTACTGAGATAGAAAAACTGCCTTACTAA
- a CDS encoding UvrD-helicase domain-containing protein, giving the protein MIVRHWASRLLPKGYPRKIIPGYVQPPEQLEWWQNLKQRHQGLNVEGLRNYLINLPKGIDNLGAVVFLNWLYQFNVSEVRRPNWLECEFTSFGEAEKNAFPLPLDEVKLSKELQQFFGFETFKTHQLEIVQALLKGKTVPLGILPTGGGKSIIFQLPALILSKYYRGLSIIVSPLQALMADQVQNLKEKLKNQQLSEYAERVELLTGAQCLEEQRRIIEALWNGQVDILYLSPERLRQPTIQRILKHRLPHLWVLDEAHTLSQWGYDFRPDFLRIAESLQKFYKNGQNTSIRWGFVTATATLKVIEDLEEAVKKLDGLCSGSLERLPLDGKSFQWRDEIKTHIEIVERPKSLDDIPDSERLEKTKEYLKKQQKEYIEKYPNLGLGVAIVYVPTRRMAEKYAEHLNQADFKTTYFHSRISNKQQVLEDFKAGKIEVVVATNAFGMGIDREGIHTVIHVAPPATPEAYVQEIGRLARNQGERGSAYLFWHQDDFNWIFEQQGRSQISFQALKSCWDLIRPRLKTQDAWISTLDLAKPLSLEEPEDLEILETQARVAIFYLEKAGLIREGESCPCYLNIYLKRELNLEEIGKLNGDANKLALFLFDIGFIRTQSSIKLDVREVSLVTGILPPSVIKTVRKLVNIGLVNWEYKIAFKFEKQSNRKLEKFKLSTQAFLNWLQSESPEIDEEKSILLHVEALEEKLGKKAHIAYSLKILTQLKLATYTKESRDKTRLFLKQEETLTQWLESANKILEKQWQEIDYVENILDKLFKEKNWKREDSQLLDLAELETRIDILKYPKLDLLKVLAFMQRLGVVVLGRGDLGNLMLYRLLPGTRERWSKGVYKPLDEHYAQRDTRIQIMRQVLEAGMQGKPELIHILEDYFNLSLDKFSQRYEKIRENPPIVEKILENLNPTQKRIVTDDQSRALLVLAGPGSGKTHTIVSRVAYLVSARGVPPERILVLAYNRTAAAEVRKRLHQLLGKRGTLVDALTFHALAAKLTGLKSGDAPQGIKGEATFKWLLEQAISHLQENHPGYQYILVDEYQDVNELHYQIITRLAGFDSQDEDESQKSFLMAVGDDDQNLFEWNGASVEFIRHFREDYKIPEKDVIPLVQNYRSRPTIVEFANSFIEKAIAPINRLKGVNERIQAVNTQQPGKVFWGEYGHLYDAAEWISEKIAEILTQPGEIQKEKIAVLAHCWKDLRFLQHVLRDSWGNDQDIAYQLYNTQDNLRPIKSCVGQAVLQELRKEPNLHISNPQAHLEDLRQKLGYSDRDAAWSSLLQVLSGCLQMTQEDMAYLLEEARPVRPGQVILSTFHSAKGSEFSHVFVLEDGFVHKSKLESRARELYVGFTRAKEELYILFSKNTHLPHPILLDVFNSMNSHQYIQNVQIAQVNLPPSIRYQWFLDPRDLYLSQQMVTNQWGQERIKAYAREWGHLCLMPQNNNQVPREICCNSLQNGDLSAGVVAVLSEKGKEQLQRHLNVNQHLVVRGHTIFRVELDDNFFQNTGEQGHEDHHYVVLPYFEVEEALVI; this is encoded by the coding sequence GTGATTGTACGTCATTGGGCATCGCGATTACTTCCTAAAGGTTATCCCCGTAAAATAATTCCTGGTTATGTACAACCTCCAGAGCAATTGGAATGGTGGCAAAACCTTAAACAGCGTCACCAAGGATTAAATGTTGAGGGTTTGCGGAATTATCTAATCAATTTACCAAAGGGAATTGATAATTTAGGAGCAGTAGTTTTTCTAAATTGGTTATACCAGTTTAATGTGTCTGAGGTTCGCCGCCCAAATTGGTTAGAGTGTGAATTCACAAGCTTTGGTGAAGCTGAAAAGAATGCATTTCCACTTCCATTGGATGAAGTTAAACTTTCAAAGGAACTACAACAGTTCTTTGGCTTTGAAACATTTAAAACACATCAACTAGAAATTGTCCAAGCACTGCTAAAAGGGAAGACAGTTCCTTTAGGTATCTTGCCCACTGGAGGAGGTAAAAGTATAATTTTCCAACTTCCAGCCCTTATCCTTTCCAAATATTATCGAGGTTTGTCTATCATTGTTTCTCCACTTCAAGCATTGATGGCAGATCAAGTACAAAATTTGAAAGAGAAATTGAAAAATCAACAACTATCTGAGTATGCTGAACGGGTAGAACTACTTACAGGAGCACAGTGCCTTGAAGAACAACGCCGTATTATTGAAGCCCTTTGGAATGGACAAGTAGATATTCTCTACTTATCTCCTGAACGATTGCGGCAACCAACAATTCAACGTATTCTTAAACATCGTCTTCCTCATCTGTGGGTACTTGATGAGGCTCACACTTTGTCCCAGTGGGGATATGATTTTCGACCAGACTTTTTACGAATTGCCGAAAGTCTTCAGAAATTTTACAAAAATGGACAGAATACTTCTATTCGTTGGGGTTTTGTTACTGCTACCGCAACACTCAAAGTTATTGAAGACCTGGAAGAAGCTGTAAAAAAACTTGACGGATTATGCTCAGGTTCTTTAGAGCGTTTGCCACTTGATGGAAAATCTTTTCAATGGCGTGACGAAATCAAAACTCATATAGAAATTGTGGAAAGACCTAAGTCACTTGATGATATCCCAGACTCAGAGCGACTTGAGAAGACCAAAGAATATCTAAAAAAACAGCAAAAAGAATATATAGAAAAATATCCTAATTTGGGTTTGGGTGTTGCTATTGTTTATGTTCCTACTCGCCGTATGGCAGAAAAATATGCAGAGCATCTTAATCAAGCTGACTTTAAAACAACCTATTTTCACTCCCGCATTTCTAACAAACAGCAAGTCTTGGAAGATTTTAAAGCCGGAAAAATAGAAGTAGTAGTCGCAACTAACGCTTTTGGTATGGGTATTGACAGAGAAGGTATCCATACTGTTATTCATGTTGCACCACCTGCTACCCCAGAAGCTTACGTACAAGAAATTGGTCGGCTTGCCCGTAACCAGGGGGAACGAGGTTCAGCTTATCTATTTTGGCATCAAGATGATTTTAACTGGATATTTGAGCAACAAGGCCGATCGCAAATTAGTTTTCAGGCTCTCAAAAGTTGCTGGGATTTAATTCGACCCCGACTAAAAACTCAAGACGCTTGGATAAGTACTTTGGATTTAGCGAAACCTTTATCTTTAGAAGAGCCAGAAGATTTAGAAATATTAGAGACTCAAGCACGGGTTGCTATCTTCTATTTGGAAAAAGCTGGATTGATACGGGAAGGAGAATCTTGTCCTTGCTACCTGAATATTTACTTGAAACGGGAACTTAACTTAGAAGAAATTGGTAAATTAAACGGTGATGCTAATAAATTAGCTTTGTTCTTATTTGATATTGGTTTTATAAGAACTCAAAGTAGTATTAAACTAGATGTACGCGAGGTATCTTTAGTAACGGGAATTTTGCCTCCATCTGTGATTAAGACTGTGCGTAAACTGGTTAATATTGGTTTAGTAAATTGGGAATATAAAATTGCTTTTAAATTTGAAAAGCAATCTAATAGAAAGCTGGAAAAGTTTAAATTAAGCACTCAAGCCTTTTTGAATTGGCTCCAGTCCGAATCACCAGAAATAGATGAAGAAAAATCTATATTGCTTCACGTAGAAGCTTTAGAAGAGAAATTAGGTAAAAAAGCACATATTGCATATAGTTTGAAGATTTTAACTCAACTAAAGTTAGCTACTTACACTAAAGAAAGTCGTGATAAAACTCGCCTATTTCTGAAACAAGAGGAAACACTAACTCAGTGGTTAGAGAGCGCAAACAAAATTTTGGAGAAACAATGGCAAGAAATTGACTATGTTGAAAATATTCTAGATAAGTTATTTAAGGAGAAAAACTGGAAGCGGGAAGATAGCCAACTTCTTGATTTAGCAGAATTAGAAACACGCATCGATATTCTTAAATATCCAAAATTAGACCTTTTGAAAGTTTTAGCTTTCATGCAACGTCTCGGAGTAGTTGTTTTGGGAAGAGGAGATTTAGGTAATTTAATGCTTTACCGTTTGCTTCCAGGAACGCGGGAAAGGTGGTCTAAAGGAGTGTACAAACCTCTGGATGAACACTATGCACAGCGAGATACACGCATTCAAATTATGCGCCAAGTCTTAGAGGCTGGAATGCAAGGTAAACCAGAATTAATCCACATATTAGAAGATTACTTTAACCTCTCTTTGGATAAATTTTCTCAACGTTACGAAAAAATACGTGAGAATCCACCAATTGTGGAAAAGATTTTAGAAAATCTCAATCCAACCCAAAAGCGAATTGTTACAGACGATCAAAGTCGTGCATTATTGGTATTAGCGGGGCCCGGTTCGGGTAAAACTCACACAATTGTAAGTCGTGTAGCTTATTTGGTATCAGCGAGAGGTGTTCCACCAGAACGTATTCTAGTTTTAGCTTACAATCGTACAGCAGCAGCTGAAGTGCGGAAACGGCTGCACCAACTTTTAGGTAAGCGTGGAACGCTGGTAGATGCTTTAACTTTTCATGCACTTGCAGCTAAACTGACAGGACTTAAAAGTGGTGATGCTCCCCAAGGAATTAAAGGTGAGGCGACTTTTAAGTGGTTGTTAGAGCAAGCTATTAGCCATCTTCAAGAAAACCATCCTGGATACCAATATATATTGGTGGATGAGTATCAAGATGTAAATGAATTGCACTACCAAATAATTACACGTTTGGCTGGTTTTGACAGTCAGGATGAAGACGAAAGCCAAAAAAGCTTCTTAATGGCTGTGGGTGATGATGATCAAAACTTGTTTGAGTGGAATGGTGCAAGTGTTGAGTTTATTCGCCATTTCCGTGAAGATTACAAAATACCAGAAAAAGATGTGATTCCTTTAGTGCAAAATTATCGTTCTCGCCCAACTATTGTTGAGTTTGCTAATAGTTTTATCGAAAAGGCGATCGCTCCAATAAACCGACTCAAGGGAGTCAACGAAAGAATACAGGCTGTTAACACTCAGCAGCCCGGAAAAGTGTTTTGGGGAGAGTATGGACATTTGTACGATGCGGCTGAGTGGATTTCTGAAAAAATAGCCGAAATTTTGACTCAACCTGGTGAAATTCAGAAAGAAAAAATAGCAGTTTTGGCACATTGCTGGAAAGACCTGCGTTTTTTACAGCATGTTTTGCGAGATAGTTGGGGAAACGACCAAGATATTGCTTACCAGTTATACAACACACAAGATAATTTACGTCCTATCAAGAGTTGTGTCGGTCAAGCAGTCCTACAAGAATTACGGAAAGAACCTAATCTGCACATTTCTAACCCCCAAGCTCATCTTGAAGACTTACGCCAAAAATTGGGTTATAGCGATCGCGATGCTGCTTGGTCATCATTGCTACAGGTTTTGTCAGGTTGTTTACAGATGACACAAGAGGATATGGCATACCTCTTAGAAGAAGCTCGTCCTGTACGACCTGGGCAAGTGATTCTATCCACCTTTCATAGTGCCAAAGGTTCAGAATTTAGTCACGTTTTTGTGTTGGAAGATGGTTTTGTACATAAGAGTAAGCTAGAAAGTCGTGCTAGGGAGTTATACGTAGGATTCACAAGAGCCAAGGAGGAATTATATATACTCTTTAGCAAGAATACGCATTTACCACACCCAATATTATTGGATGTTTTCAATAGTATGAACTCTCATCAATATATTCAGAATGTTCAGATAGCTCAAGTTAATTTACCCCCTAGTATTCGCTATCAATGGTTTCTAGATCCAAGAGACTTATATTTAAGTCAGCAGATGGTCACAAACCAATGGGGACAAGAACGGATAAAAGCTTATGCTCGTGAATGGGGACATCTTTGCTTAATGCCTCAAAACAACAATCAAGTTCCCCGTGAGATTTGCTGTAATTCTCTACAGAATGGCGATTTAAGTGCTGGTGTTGTAGCTGTTCTCTCTGAAAAAGGAAAGGAGCAGCTACAGAGACATCTTAATGTCAATCAACATTTAGTTGTAAGGGGTCATACTATCTTTCGTGTCGAGCTAGATGATAACTTTTTTCAAAATACTGGTGAACAGGGACACGAGGATCACCACTATGTTGTTTTGCCTTACTTTGAGGTGGAAGAAGCATTAGTTATCTAA